One Phyllopteryx taeniolatus isolate TA_2022b chromosome 3, UOR_Ptae_1.2, whole genome shotgun sequence genomic window, CATATGTGCTACCAAACTTTTGATCGGATACTACATCCTGGATACTTCCTTCTTTTTCAGTACCCTCCAAGCTACAACAAATACACATACCTAAAACTATCCACACTACTCataataaaaagcaaaatcCTAAAGTAAAGATAATTCTATGGCAAACGATATCCTCCGACTGAACTGTTAACTAAACCATggagtccctttttttttttttttttttttgttgctttttttcttgggCCACGCCCCagccttattttatatatttttttcatattctaaCACGCCAAACAAACGAActaaacaacacaaacatacCAAACCACAGCCAAGTCCAAACAATCCTAACTTGGATCAGCACCAAACTGTACATCTTTATAGAAACCCTTATTCACGGCTTCCATAAGCATGGATTTTTGTTTGTCGAGATATGGAAGGAAAACACTCAAACTTAACAAATGACAAGGAAAGCACTTGGGCAGAGGTAATcagtagttttattttctttacccATTCAGATGCCTTGTGGGACCGTCCTGGTGCTTTCAATGTCACTGGCCCAAATGCCACAGCTGGAATATTTGCCACCTATCCTGGAAAACATCTCACCATCGTCAATGGGTTCTTTGATCAGGCAAGATTTTGACCAACGACCGTCATAAAATGCATCAGAATGCCTTGAACTCACAATTTCCATCTGTCCCTTTCAATTGTAGATTATTGGCACAGCAGCACTGATCGTTTGTATCCTGGCCATTGTTGATCCCTACAATAACCCCATCCCACAAGGATTGGAGGCCTTCACTGTGGGCTTTGTGGTTCTGGTCATTGGCTTGTCTATGGGATTCAACTCTGGCTACGCGGTCAATCCTGCCAGAGACCTCGGACCTCGTATTTTTACTGCAATGGCGGGGTGGGGAACAGAAGTCTTCACGTAAGCGTGCACATTTTCCTTTTAATTATCACTCATTTATTTTGGAGCGCTTCTTGACAACACTTCCAAAATGCTCACAGTCCATTGAAATTGTCTTTTTCAGTGTCAGAAATGGTTGGTTCCTCGTACccgtgtttgcccccttcctcgGCACTATCATCGGCGTGATCATCTACCAAATTATGGTTGGTTTCCACGAGGAGGGAGAAGTACGCGACCGGAAGAACGCCGAGGCAGAGGAGAGTGTGCGGCTCACCAACGTTGTGGCCAACGACAAGTCGAAAGAAGCTACAAAACAAGTGCACTGAGCAGCTAGGCACATTTTGTGGATAGACACTAAAACAAACCAGGTTTGTACCACTTTTCGCCACAGTTTAACTGCCAGATTGGTGTGATCTTGAAATGAAGCTACTTTCTTTGTGTTCATTTGCATTAATTTGCGTTTGTAGTAGGAGGGAAGAGACATAATGCAAGCATTCTTTtaagaaaagatgaaaatgttaagATTGTGTCCCTGGTCTTAAGCAGTGTTTTATTCTTTGTACCAATGTAGTTTTAAAATACCTTTTTAGGAAGAGAtgaaaatccaaaatgttcaaacaagcACTTAGGCATGTCTACACAACTTGGTTTCCATGTTAGTCCGGacaatttcaatatttaaatttgaattcaaGCATTGGAATGTGATGTTTGAGATTATTGTATCTTTCACTGTGGGGAAAACGATTCTATCACAATATTGAATTTGTCAGTCTTTGGTTTTCTAATGTGAaaacaaattacttttttttttttttttttttttttttttttatatatat contains:
- the LOC133474986 gene encoding aquaporin-3-like gives rise to the protein MGRQKFYLEKLSKTFQIRNLLLRQALAECLGTLILVMFGCGAVAQLVLSSGSHGLFLTVNFAFGFAATLGILVCGQISGGHLNPAVTFALCLLGRERWRKFPMYFLFQTIGGFFGAAIIFGMYYDALWDRPGAFNVTGPNATAGIFATYPGKHLTIVNGFFDQIIGTAALIVCILAIVDPYNNPIPQGLEAFTVGFVVLVIGLSMGFNSGYAVNPARDLGPRIFTAMAGWGTEVFTVRNGWFLVPVFAPFLGTIIGVIIYQIMVGFHEEGEVRDRKNAEAEESVRLTNVVANDKSKEATKQVH